A region of Pseudomonas marginalis DNA encodes the following proteins:
- the tolQ gene encoding protein TolQ produces the protein MEPTVVDHSSMWSLVSNASVVVQLVMLTLVAASVTSWVMIFQRSNLLRAGRRALESFEERFWSGIDLSKLYRQAGSNPDPDSGVEQIFRAGFKEFSRLRQQPGVDPEAVMEGVARAMRVAISREEEKLEQSLPFLATVGSVSPYIGLFGTVWGIMNSFRGLAQAQQATLATVAPGIAEALIATAIGLFAAIPAVIAYNRFAATSETLISRYYTFADEFQAILHRKVHTSEE, from the coding sequence GTGGAACCTACCGTCGTCGACCATTCCTCCATGTGGAGCCTGGTCAGCAATGCCAGTGTCGTGGTTCAACTGGTGATGCTGACCCTGGTAGCCGCATCGGTTACCTCTTGGGTCATGATTTTTCAGCGCAGCAACCTGCTGCGCGCCGGTCGACGTGCCCTGGAGAGCTTTGAAGAGCGCTTCTGGTCGGGTATCGACCTGTCCAAGCTGTACCGCCAGGCCGGCAGCAACCCGGACCCGGACTCGGGCGTCGAGCAGATCTTCCGCGCGGGCTTCAAGGAATTCTCGCGCCTGCGCCAGCAGCCGGGTGTTGATCCGGAAGCGGTCATGGAAGGCGTGGCCCGTGCCATGCGCGTCGCCATTTCCCGTGAAGAAGAGAAACTGGAGCAGAGCCTGCCGTTCCTCGCTACCGTCGGTTCCGTCAGCCCGTACATCGGCCTGTTCGGTACGGTGTGGGGGATCATGAACTCGTTCCGCGGCCTGGCCCAGGCCCAGCAAGCGACCCTGGCCACCGTGGCCCCGGGTATTGCCGAAGCCCTGATCGCCACCGCGATCGGCCTGTTCGCCGCTATCCCCGCAGTAATTGCCTACAACCGCTTTGCTGCAACCAGCGAAACGTTGATCAGCCGTTACTACACCTTCGCCGATGAGTTCCAGGCGATCCTGCACCGTAAAGTGCACACCA
- a CDS encoding cold-shock protein translates to MLKIVHLLTGVAALLLSFIPSLQPESLPYLQQHDALYLALFGLLNLTLAPVIPYWNKGTRHQLQNLVSALLVLTVVVQTLTLLAPMPEVGGHPAILLSLVIAVVAIVLHLAISFYRSSPAAASQNYDMTNRDTGTVKWFNTSKGFGFISRDSGDDIFVHFRAIRGEGHRVLVEGQRVEFSVMNRDKGLQAEDVIAALPRR, encoded by the coding sequence ATGTTGAAAATCGTCCACCTGCTAACGGGCGTTGCAGCGTTGCTGCTGTCCTTTATCCCGAGCCTGCAGCCTGAAAGCCTGCCCTACCTGCAACAACACGACGCTCTGTACCTGGCCTTGTTCGGCCTTCTTAACCTGACGCTCGCTCCCGTAATCCCTTACTGGAACAAAGGCACACGTCATCAACTGCAAAACCTGGTCAGCGCGCTGCTGGTACTGACCGTTGTCGTACAAACCCTCACCCTCCTGGCACCTATGCCTGAAGTGGGCGGCCATCCGGCCATCCTGCTCAGCCTGGTGATTGCTGTGGTCGCTATCGTTCTTCACCTGGCCATCAGCTTCTACCGTTCGTCCCCGGCGGCCGCGTCGCAAAACTACGACATGACCAATCGGGATACCGGTACCGTCAAGTGGTTCAACACCTCCAAAGGCTTCGGCTTTATTTCCCGCGATTCGGGCGACGACATCTTCGTCCACTTCCGGGCTATCCGTGGCGAAGGTCATCGCGTCCTGGTGGAAGGCCAGCGCGTGGAGTTCTCCGTGATGAATCGCGACAAAGGCCTGCAAGCCGAAGACGTGATCGCAGCCCTGCCGCGTCGCTGA
- the aspS gene encoding aspartate--tRNA ligase has protein sequence MMRSHYCGQLNETLDGQEITLCGWVHRRRDHGGVIFLDIRDRDGLAQVVFDPDRAESFAAADRVRSEYVVKITGKVRLRPAGAVNANMASGAIEVLGYELEVLNESETPPFPLNEYSDVGEETRLRYRFLDLRRPEMAEKLRLRSRMTTSIRRFLDENGFLDVETPILTRATPEGARDYLVPSRTHAGSFFALPQSPQLFKQLLMVAGFDRYYQIAKCFRDEDLRADRQPEFTQIDIETSFLDEKEIMGITEQMIRNLFKEVLDLEFGEFPHMTFEEAMRRYGSDKPDLRNPLELVDVADQLTEVDFKVFSGPANDPKCRIAALRVPGGASMPRKQIDDYTKFVGIYGAKGLAYIKVNERAKGVEGLQSPIVKNIPEANLNVILDRVGAVDGDIVFFGADKAKIVSEALGALRIKLGHDLDLLTCKWAPMWVVDFPMFEENDDGSFSALHHPFTAPKCSPEELEANPAGALSRAYDMVLNGTELGGGSIRIHRKEMQQAVFRLLGINEAEQEEKFGFLLDALKYGAPPHGGLAFGLDRLVMLMTGAQSIREVIAFPKTQSAADVMTQAPGVVDAKALRELHIRLRETPKAE, from the coding sequence ATGATGCGCAGCCACTATTGCGGCCAACTGAACGAGACCCTGGATGGTCAGGAAATCACCCTTTGCGGATGGGTTCACCGTCGCCGCGACCACGGCGGGGTGATCTTCCTCGATATCCGTGATCGTGATGGCCTGGCCCAGGTGGTATTCGATCCGGATCGCGCCGAAAGCTTCGCCGCCGCTGACCGTGTGCGCAGCGAGTACGTCGTGAAGATCACCGGCAAGGTTCGCCTGCGTCCGGCCGGTGCCGTGAACGCGAACATGGCGTCCGGTGCGATCGAAGTGCTGGGCTACGAGCTGGAAGTACTGAACGAATCGGAAACCCCGCCGTTCCCGTTGAACGAATACTCCGACGTCGGCGAAGAAACCCGCCTGCGCTACCGCTTCCTGGATCTGCGTCGTCCGGAAATGGCCGAGAAGCTGCGCCTGCGTTCGCGCATGACCACCAGCATCCGCCGCTTCCTCGACGAGAACGGCTTCCTTGACGTCGAAACGCCTATCCTGACCCGGGCCACCCCGGAAGGCGCGCGTGACTACCTGGTGCCTAGCCGTACCCACGCCGGCAGTTTCTTCGCCTTGCCGCAGTCGCCGCAGCTGTTCAAGCAGCTGCTGATGGTGGCCGGTTTCGACCGTTACTACCAGATCGCCAAGTGCTTCCGCGACGAAGACCTGCGCGCCGACCGCCAGCCGGAATTCACCCAGATCGACATCGAGACCAGCTTCCTCGATGAAAAAGAGATCATGGGCATCACCGAGCAGATGATCCGCAACCTGTTCAAGGAAGTGCTGGACCTGGAGTTCGGCGAATTCCCGCACATGACCTTCGAAGAAGCCATGCGCCGCTACGGTTCGGACAAGCCAGACCTGCGTAACCCGCTGGAACTGGTGGACGTGGCCGACCAGCTCACCGAAGTTGATTTCAAGGTGTTCAGCGGCCCCGCCAACGACCCGAAATGCCGCATCGCCGCCCTGCGCGTGCCTGGCGGCGCGAGCATGCCGCGCAAGCAGATCGACGACTACACCAAGTTCGTCGGCATCTACGGTGCCAAGGGCCTGGCGTATATCAAGGTCAACGAGCGCGCCAAGGGTGTTGAAGGCCTGCAGTCGCCAATCGTGAAGAACATCCCGGAAGCCAACCTCAATGTGATCCTGGATCGCGTGGGCGCGGTCGACGGCGACATCGTGTTCTTCGGCGCCGACAAAGCCAAGATCGTCAGCGAAGCCCTGGGCGCGCTGCGGATCAAGCTGGGCCACGACCTGGACCTGCTGACCTGCAAGTGGGCACCGATGTGGGTCGTCGACTTCCCGATGTTCGAAGAGAACGATGACGGCAGCTTCAGCGCCTTGCACCACCCGTTCACCGCGCCGAAGTGCTCGCCCGAAGAGCTGGAAGCCAACCCGGCAGGCGCGCTGTCCCGCGCGTATGACATGGTGTTGAACGGTACTGAGCTGGGTGGCGGTTCGATCCGTATCCACCGCAAAGAGATGCAACAAGCGGTCTTCCGCCTGCTGGGCATCAACGAAGCGGAACAGGAAGAGAAGTTCGGCTTCCTGCTCGACGCCTTGAAATACGGGGCGCCGCCCCACGGTGGCCTGGCTTTCGGCCTCGACCGCCTGGTGATGCTGATGACCGGTGCCCAGTCGATCCGTGAAGTGATCGCGTTCCCGAAAACCCAGAGTGCTGCGGACGTCATGACCCAGGCTCCGGGTGTGGTGGATGCCAAGGCATTGCGCGAGCTGCATATCCGCCTGCGCGAGACGCCGAAGGCTGAGTAA
- a CDS encoding SlyX family protein, giving the protein MDLQDRVTDLESRLAFQDDTIETLNDILVVQQRAVERLQLQMTALLKRQEEMGGQFETSEEEAPPPHY; this is encoded by the coding sequence ATGGACTTGCAAGACCGCGTTACCGATCTGGAGAGCCGCCTGGCCTTTCAGGACGACACCATCGAGACCCTCAATGACATCCTGGTCGTCCAGCAGCGCGCGGTTGAACGCCTGCAGCTGCAGATGACCGCGCTGCTCAAGCGTCAGGAAGAAATGGGCGGCCAGTTCGAGACGTCCGAAGAAGAGGCGCCGCCACCGCACTATTAA
- a CDS encoding HIT domain-containing protein, producing the protein MFALDQRLQQDTLVIGDFPLCRLLLSNDSNYPWFILVPRINGISEVFQLDVADQQILWKETTLLAQLLNEGLGADKMNIGALGNVVSQLHVHVIVRKRDDAAWPAPVWGKHPAQPYTEEQVAAIRVRLHALLPADFIFTQG; encoded by the coding sequence GTGTTCGCCTTAGACCAACGCCTGCAACAAGACACACTGGTGATCGGGGACTTCCCGTTGTGCCGCCTGCTGCTGTCCAATGACTCGAATTACCCCTGGTTCATCCTGGTGCCACGCATCAACGGTATCAGCGAAGTGTTTCAGCTGGATGTCGCAGATCAACAGATCCTCTGGAAGGAAACTACGTTGCTGGCGCAGTTACTCAACGAAGGCCTGGGCGCCGACAAGATGAATATCGGTGCGCTGGGCAATGTCGTCAGCCAATTGCACGTGCATGTGATCGTACGTAAGCGTGATGACGCCGCGTGGCCTGCGCCGGTTTGGGGCAAGCATCCGGCCCAGCCGTACACTGAAGAACAAGTGGCGGCCATTCGTGTGCGCCTGCACGCGTTGCTGCCTGCCGACTTTATCTTTACCCAGGGTTGA
- the ybgC gene encoding tol-pal system-associated acyl-CoA thioesterase, with protein MRAQNGDQSFAHRCRVYYEDTDAGGIVYYVNYLKFMERARTERLRELGFAQSQLAGEDLLFVVHSSEARYHAPARLDDELLVSAEVIELNRASLRFKQQVRRATDATLLCEGQFLVACVRTNSLKPRAIPETLRAAFAAVSGAGKQSKQEI; from the coding sequence ATGCGCGCGCAAAACGGGGATCAGTCGTTCGCACATCGCTGTCGCGTTTATTACGAGGACACCGATGCCGGCGGCATCGTGTATTACGTCAATTATCTCAAGTTCATGGAGCGGGCTCGTACCGAGCGGCTACGGGAGCTGGGCTTTGCCCAATCCCAGCTGGCAGGGGAGGACCTGTTATTCGTCGTGCATTCCAGCGAGGCGCGTTACCACGCACCGGCGCGACTGGACGACGAGCTGCTGGTCAGCGCTGAAGTAATCGAATTGAACCGTGCCAGCCTGCGTTTCAAGCAGCAGGTCAGGCGGGCAACGGATGCAACGCTGCTCTGTGAGGGGCAGTTCCTGGTGGCGTGTGTGCGCACCAATAGTTTGAAACCTCGGGCCATTCCCGAAACTCTACGTGCGGCCTTTGCCGCCGTGAGCGGCGCGGGTAAACAATCAAAGCAGGAGATTTAG
- the ruvC gene encoding crossover junction endodeoxyribonuclease RuvC yields MTLILGIDPGSRITGFGVVQHTPRGCVYVASGCIRTGAGELAERLQIVYRGVREVIQTYGPVTMGIEKVFMAKNADSALKLGQARGAAIVAGAEEGMEIAEYTATQVKQAVVGTGAANKEQVQMMVMHMLKLTSKPQIDASDALAIAICHAHTRSSLLPHGLGMARSRGGRLRL; encoded by the coding sequence ATGACTTTAATCCTAGGTATCGACCCCGGTTCGCGCATCACCGGTTTTGGTGTGGTGCAACACACCCCGCGCGGCTGCGTCTACGTCGCTTCGGGCTGTATCCGTACCGGCGCAGGCGAGTTGGCTGAGCGCCTGCAGATCGTCTATCGCGGCGTGCGTGAAGTGATCCAGACCTACGGACCGGTCACCATGGGCATCGAAAAAGTGTTCATGGCAAAAAACGCCGACTCAGCCCTTAAACTCGGACAAGCCCGTGGCGCCGCCATCGTGGCAGGGGCCGAAGAGGGCATGGAAATCGCCGAATACACCGCGACCCAGGTCAAGCAGGCCGTGGTCGGCACCGGTGCGGCCAATAAAGAGCAGGTGCAGATGATGGTCATGCACATGCTCAAGCTCACCTCAAAGCCGCAGATCGATGCCTCCGACGCCCTGGCCATTGCCATTTGCCATGCACACACGCGCTCCAGCCTGCTGCCTCACGGCCTGGGCATGGCACGCAGTCGTGGCGGGCGCCTGCGTCTCTGA
- a CDS encoding ribbon-helix-helix domain-containing protein, whose product MSRGVDVGVMETGGFHKISVDPFAKGFDMGLAKPLSRSVRLNGFSTCLRLEQIYWNILTEIARINACSVSALLSYVDREVHLRYGGVKNFSGLVRVVCVVHLLKGRAASPSPE is encoded by the coding sequence ATGTCACGTGGAGTGGATGTGGGAGTGATGGAAACCGGTGGTTTCCACAAGATAAGCGTCGACCCCTTCGCCAAGGGGTTCGATATGGGGCTGGCCAAGCCATTGTCCCGATCGGTAAGGCTCAACGGATTTTCCACTTGTCTTCGGCTTGAGCAGATCTATTGGAATATCCTCACGGAAATAGCCAGGATCAATGCCTGCTCTGTCAGTGCATTGCTGTCCTATGTCGATCGGGAAGTGCACTTGCGGTATGGAGGAGTGAAGAACTTCAGTGGGTTGGTCAGGGTAGTGTGTGTGGTTCATCTGTTAAAGGGCCGTGCTGCCTCGCCAAGCCCTGAGTAA
- a CDS encoding YebC/PmpR family DNA-binding transcriptional regulator has translation MAGHSKWANIKHRKERQDAKKGKIFTKWIRELTVAARQGGGDPGSNPRLRLALDKALGANMSRDIIDRAVARGAGAADTDDMVELTYEGYGPGGVAVMVECMTDNRNRTAAAVRHAFSKCGGNLGTDGSVAYLFERKGQISFAPGVDEDALMEAAMEADADDVVTNEDGSIDVFTSFAGFYAVRNALEAAGFKGSDAEIVMLPTTSAELDLDGAQKVLKMLDMLEDLDDVQNVYSNADIPESVAEQLG, from the coding sequence ATGGCTGGCCATTCCAAGTGGGCGAACATCAAGCACCGCAAAGAGCGTCAGGATGCCAAGAAAGGCAAGATTTTTACCAAGTGGATCCGTGAGCTGACGGTCGCTGCCCGCCAGGGCGGGGGTGACCCGGGCTCCAACCCGCGTCTGCGCCTGGCCCTGGACAAGGCCCTCGGCGCCAATATGAGTCGTGACATTATCGACCGTGCCGTGGCCCGTGGGGCCGGCGCTGCCGACACCGACGACATGGTCGAGTTGACCTACGAAGGCTACGGCCCGGGTGGCGTGGCGGTGATGGTCGAATGCATGACCGATAACCGCAACCGTACTGCCGCCGCCGTGCGTCATGCGTTCAGCAAGTGTGGCGGCAACCTGGGGACTGACGGTTCGGTGGCCTACCTGTTCGAACGCAAGGGGCAGATCTCCTTCGCGCCGGGTGTGGATGAAGATGCGCTGATGGAAGCGGCGATGGAGGCGGATGCCGACGACGTGGTGACCAATGAAGATGGCTCCATCGACGTGTTTACCTCGTTCGCCGGCTTCTACGCCGTGCGTAATGCCCTGGAAGCGGCCGGTTTCAAAGGCTCCGACGCCGAGATCGTGATGCTGCCGACCACCAGTGCCGAGCTGGACCTGGACGGTGCGCAGAAAGTGCTGAAGATGCTCGATATGCTCGAAGACCTGGATGATGTACAGAACGTGTATTCCAACGCCGACATCCCGGAATCCGTGGCCGAACAGCTAGGCTGA
- the ruvA gene encoding Holliday junction branch migration protein RuvA codes for MIGRLRGTLAEKQPPHLILDVNGLGYELEVPMTTLYRLPSVGEPITLHTHLVVREDAQLLYGFIGKRDRDFFRELIRLNGVGPKLALALMSSLEVDELVRAVSAQDTSALTKVPGVGKKTAERLLVELKDRFKAWEVVPSMFALVPNQPDMPAGQVASAESDAVSALISLGYKPQEASKAVSAIKDKNLSSEDMIRRALKGMI; via the coding sequence GTGATTGGACGCTTGCGCGGCACCCTGGCTGAGAAACAGCCGCCGCACCTGATTCTGGATGTAAACGGGCTGGGGTATGAGCTGGAAGTGCCCATGACCACCCTGTACCGCCTGCCGTCGGTCGGTGAACCTATAACGCTGCATACCCATCTGGTGGTGCGCGAAGACGCGCAACTACTCTATGGTTTCATTGGCAAGCGCGACCGCGACTTCTTCCGCGAACTGATTCGCCTTAATGGCGTGGGGCCTAAATTGGCCCTGGCGTTGATGTCGAGCCTGGAAGTGGATGAGCTGGTACGAGCCGTTTCGGCCCAGGACACCTCAGCGCTGACCAAGGTACCGGGCGTGGGCAAGAAAACCGCCGAGCGCCTGTTGGTAGAACTCAAGGACCGCTTCAAGGCCTGGGAAGTGGTGCCGAGCATGTTCGCCCTGGTGCCGAACCAGCCGGATATGCCGGCGGGCCAGGTCGCGAGTGCTGAAAGCGACGCCGTCAGTGCGCTGATCTCCCTGGGCTACAAACCCCAGGAGGCCAGCAAGGCCGTCTCGGCCATCAAGGACAAGAACCTGAGCAGCGAAGACATGATCCGCCGAGCCCTGAAGGGAATGATTTAA
- the ruvB gene encoding Holliday junction branch migration DNA helicase RuvB codes for MIEADRLIAATGPRDREEVQDRAIRPLSLADYIGQPTVREQMELFIQAARGRSESLDHTLIFGPPGLGKTTLANIIAQEMGVSIKSTSGPVLERPGDLAALLTNLEPHDVLFIDEIHRLSPIVEEVLYPAMEDFQLDIMIGEGPAARSIKLDLPPFTLVGATTRAGMLTNPLRDRFGIVQRLEFYSTTDLATIVSRSASILGLPLDPEGAFEIARRARGTPRIANRLLRRVRDFAEVRAKGHITKAVADLALNLLDVDEHGFDHQDRRLLLTMIEKFDGGPVGVDSLAAAISEERHTIEDVLEPYLIQQGYIMRTPRGRVVTRHAYLHFGLNIPSRLGEMPVVDEFLDAVDD; via the coding sequence GTGATTGAAGCTGATCGTCTGATCGCGGCCACCGGGCCTCGTGACCGTGAAGAAGTCCAGGACCGCGCCATCCGGCCCTTGAGCCTTGCCGACTACATCGGCCAGCCCACCGTGCGCGAGCAGATGGAGTTGTTTATCCAGGCCGCGCGCGGGCGCAGTGAGTCCTTGGACCATACCTTGATCTTCGGCCCGCCGGGGCTGGGTAAAACCACCCTGGCCAACATCATTGCCCAGGAAATGGGCGTGTCGATCAAGTCCACCTCCGGCCCGGTGCTGGAGCGGCCAGGTGATTTGGCGGCGTTGCTCACCAACCTCGAGCCCCATGACGTGCTGTTCATCGACGAGATCCACCGGCTCTCGCCTATCGTCGAGGAAGTGCTGTACCCGGCGATGGAAGATTTCCAGCTCGACATCATGATCGGCGAAGGCCCGGCGGCCCGCTCGATCAAGCTCGACTTGCCACCGTTCACGCTGGTGGGCGCGACGACCCGTGCGGGCATGCTGACCAACCCGCTGCGAGACCGTTTCGGCATCGTTCAACGTCTGGAGTTCTATAGCACTACCGATCTGGCGACCATTGTCAGCCGTTCGGCCAGTATTCTCGGCCTGCCCCTGGACCCGGAGGGCGCGTTTGAAATCGCTCGTCGGGCCCGGGGCACGCCACGGATTGCCAACCGCTTGTTGCGTCGTGTGCGTGACTTTGCCGAAGTACGGGCCAAGGGGCATATCACCAAGGCCGTGGCGGACCTGGCCTTGAACCTGCTGGATGTGGACGAGCACGGCTTCGATCATCAGGATCGACGCCTGCTCTTGACCATGATCGAGAAGTTCGACGGCGGCCCGGTGGGTGTCGACAGCCTGGCGGCGGCCATCAGTGAAGAGCGCCATACCATCGAAGATGTGCTGGAGCCGTACCTGATCCAGCAGGGCTATATCATGCGTACGCCAAGGGGGCGGGTGGTGACGCGCCATGCCTATCTGCACTTCGGGTTAAACATTCCGTCACGATTGGGGGAGATGCCCGTGGTAGACGAATTCCTTGATGCAGTGGACGATTAA
- a CDS encoding FmdB family zinc ribbon protein: protein MPMYDYQCASCGHQLEAIQKISAAPLVDCPACQAPELKKMLSMPGFRLSGSGWYETDFKTGSKKNLAGGDKAD, encoded by the coding sequence ATGCCCATGTATGACTATCAATGTGCTTCCTGTGGACATCAGTTGGAAGCCATCCAGAAGATCAGCGCAGCGCCGCTGGTCGATTGCCCGGCCTGCCAGGCACCCGAGCTCAAGAAGATGTTGTCCATGCCGGGCTTCCGCCTGAGCGGCAGCGGCTGGTACGAGACCGATTTCAAGACCGGTTCGAAGAAGAACCTGGCGGGCGGCGACAAAGCAGACTGA
- a CDS encoding Dps family protein codes for MAIDIGISEEDRKSIVDGLSRLLSDTYVLYLKTHNFHWNVTGPMFRTLHLMFEEQYNELALAVDAIAERIRALGFPAPGAYSIYARLSSIKEEEGVPSAEEMIKQLVAGQEAVTRTARGIFPLLDKVSDEPTADLLTQRMQVHEKTAWMLRSLLESQ; via the coding sequence ATGGCAATCGATATCGGTATCAGTGAAGAAGATCGTAAATCCATCGTCGATGGGCTTTCACGGCTGCTTTCCGATACCTATGTACTGTACCTGAAGACCCACAACTTCCATTGGAACGTCACGGGCCCCATGTTCCGTACGCTGCACCTGATGTTCGAAGAGCAGTACAACGAACTGGCGCTGGCGGTGGACGCCATAGCCGAGCGTATCCGTGCCCTGGGTTTCCCGGCACCGGGCGCCTATTCGATCTATGCCCGCCTTTCCTCCATCAAGGAAGAAGAGGGTGTTCCCAGCGCAGAAGAGATGATCAAGCAACTGGTGGCGGGCCAGGAGGCGGTCACGCGTACCGCACGTGGTATTTTCCCGTTGCTCGACAAGGTCAGCGATGAGCCGACCGCGGACCTGCTGACCCAGCGCATGCAGGTTCACGAGAAAACCGCGTGGATGCTGCGTTCCCTGCTCGAAAGCCAGTAA